The genomic window GACGACGCTGCCATGCGCTACCGACGAAATGTCGATGTAGTCGATCTCCTCGGGCAGTTCCTTAGCGCGGTAGCTCTCGCAGTTGTTCTCTGCAATCTTGTCAAGTGTGCGCCGCTCCCAGCCTTCGGGGAGGCCGTCGGTGATTTTGATGTGTTCGTGGCTAGGGAAGCGGAAGTAGACGAACCACTCGCGGTAGAGCATCCTCGCCGCCTCCTCCAACAGCGCGATCCGCCGCCGGTTGGTCTCGATCAGGTCGTCGTAGGCAGAGAGGATTTCGACAATGGCATCTTGAGTGCGAATGTCCGGAAGGGGCAATTCAACGCCCTTGAGCATGGTCAGATTGATGTTCGGCTGCGCGGCCTGACCGCCGAGGCCTTGGAACTTCTGGAAGGTTAAAGGGTTTTTGAAGTAGTAATAGACAAATGCTGGGTGCGCGCACTCGCGTTTGACGCGGACAATTCCGACAGCTTGGTTGGTATTTGCAGGGAGATGCGCAGCGCGCACAAAGCCACAACGGCCAACTTGTGCCCCAGCGATTGTCAAAAGGACGTCATGCTCGTTGAGGATTGAGCGTTTGAGTTTTTCGTGTGTGCTTTCGGAGACGAAGGTAAACCCGGATCGATCAAGCGATGTATCGCCGTTGAGTGCTTCCGCCTTTATGAAGTTCACGCCAGAGTCAGTGAACGGCATGCCGTAGGTAGTTGGTGTGGTCCCTTTTGTGACCACCTCGGCAATATCGCCGATCTTTGCGCTCGCCCAACTCACGCCCCCAACTCCTCAAAGTTCCGGGCGACCCGCGCCGCCAGCGCTTCGGCCTCTTCGTTCAAGCCCTTCAGGTCGATGTGGATCGACCGTAGCGCCTCTTCAAAATCGAAATCTTCGTCCACCTGTTCTGGCGCTACGCCGACATAGCGGCCGGGCGTCAGGCTCCAGTCATGGGCCGCGATCTCCGCTCGATCCACGAGTTTGACCAGCCCCTCCACGTCACGCAGTTCGGCCTTGGGGAAGCGTTCCTGCAACCAGTCGGCCTGCTTCACGAAATATCGCGGGCTCCGCAGCGCTTCCACGGCTTTAGCTCGCGCGCCCTCCAGCGCCTTGCGTGCCTTGTTCACCTCCACATTGCCCCAAAGGTCGGAGTCGCGCGCCTCCAGCTCCTTGATTGCCGTATCGACAGCCCGTCCCGCCAGCTTTGCCGCCAGATCAATCTGCTTGGTCAGATCCCGGCAGCGGTCGGCCATGTCGTGCAGTCCTTCGCGCGCCGCGTTCAACCCGGCATTGTCCAGCGTCACACCGGCCCATGCTTGCGCCCGCGCCACAACTTCCTCCCCGAACAGCTTGATGTCCTCATCCAGCGTCACCCGTGCGGCTGTCAGTTCCGCCCACGTCTCGGCCAGCGGATCCGGCTCGCGTTTTTCGGTCGCGAAAGGTTGCGCCAGATCAACCAGCGTGCCCAACGTCAGCTGATATGCGGCGAGCGGGTCCGCCGTCGCCTCGCCGTCGGCGATGGCTTGCAACAGGTAACGCTCCACCAGCTTCAGGAAACGATCCGTCTGCCCGCGATAGAGCCAGACGATGGCGGCGATGTTTTTTTGCTGCTCGGGGTTGAAGTCACAGATGGCCCGCGAGACCTTGCTGAAAATGTTGCGCGCATCGAGCATCAGCACATGGTCCCGCCGCATCTCGTCGCGCTCCTTCGCCCGGTCGAAGAACCACAGCTGGCAGGGCACGGTGCGGGTGTAGAAGAAGTTGCCGCGGACATCGATCATCACGTCCACGGCGCCGGTCTCGACCAGCTTTTGGCGTACGACTGCCTCGTCCCGCCCGGCGCTGGACGCCTGCGAGGACATGACCACACCGGCGCGTCCGTTGTCGTTCAGATAGCTGTAGAA from Candidatus Phaeomarinobacter ectocarpi includes these protein-coding regions:
- a CDS encoding restriction endonuclease subunit S — its product is MSWASAKIGDIAEVVTKGTTPTTYGMPFTDSGVNFIKAEALNGDTSLDRSGFTFVSESTHEKLKRSILNEHDVLLTIAGAQVGRCGFVRAAHLPANTNQAVGIVRVKRECAHPAFVYYYFKNPLTFQKFQGLGGQAAQPNINLTMLKGVELPLPDIRTQDAIVEILSAYDDLIETNRRRIALLEEAARMLYREWFVYFRFPSHEHIKITDGLPEGWERRTLDKIAENNCESYRAKELPEEIDYIDISSVAHGSVVSKTRMPAVEAPGRARRKVRDGDVIWSNVRPNLRAYALILDPDDLDVVSTGFTVLSASLVPFSWLYMFVTTDSFVGHLINHATGVGYPAVRSDDFERAEVLLPPKALLDHFHEATEPNLRLIRKLDQQNQKLAQARDLLLPRLMNGEIAV
- a CDS encoding HsdM family class I SAM-dependent methyltransferase, translating into MTADHLKDIQQFDADLWKVADELRANSGLASNEYFMPIMGLLFLRQATNRYREVLAAINADKAAGKMPDRPLVEADFTRRRAMMLPETALYDAILDRPKDGKLGQALTAAMEAVEAHFPPLAGQLPKDYERFEEPLLESMMRKFDTEALRNASGDVFGRIYEYFLAEFSKQGAHDNGEFFTPPSIVQTIVNVIEPDHGIVFDPACGSGGMFVQSSHFIEEEGQDTMKRVTFYGHEKNETTAKLAQINLAVHGLQGAIRAGNEAITYYKDPHELVGKCDFVMANPPFNVDEVDAEKVKGDARLPFGLPGVNKAKKVSNANYLWMSYFYSYLNDNGRAGVVMSSQASSAGRDEAVVRQKLVETGAVDVMIDVRGNFFYTRTVPCQLWFFDRAKERDEMRRDHVLMLDARNIFSKVSRAICDFNPEQQKNIAAIVWLYRGQTDRFLKLVERYLLQAIADGEATADPLAAYQLTLGTLVDLAQPFATEKREPDPLAETWAELTAARVTLDEDIKLFGEEVVARAQAWAGVTLDNAGLNAAREGLHDMADRCRDLTKQIDLAAKLAGRAVDTAIKELEARDSDLWGNVEVNKARKALEGARAKAVEALRSPRYFVKQADWLQERFPKAELRDVEGLVKLVDRAEIAAHDWSLTPGRYVGVAPEQVDEDFDFEEALRSIHIDLKGLNEEAEALAARVARNFEELGA